One segment of Halococcus hamelinensis 100A6 DNA contains the following:
- a CDS encoding GNAT family N-acetyltransferase, which translates to MEICELINESERRQAVPLIRQLFTNADPQEVLEWTGEDDYHLLGGFVENELVGVAGVLLRHVLHHARHAWLYDLVIDEPQRGRGYGTALTEHVKKWATEKGCEYVALASPATKEGVHEYYEGMGYEKWGYVIEKELE; encoded by the coding sequence ATGGAGATTTGCGAGCTGATCAATGAAAGTGAGCGCCGCCAAGCGGTTCCGTTGATTCGCCAGCTATTCACTAATGCTGACCCACAAGAAGTGCTCGAGTGGACTGGCGAGGATGACTATCATCTTCTCGGTGGGTTCGTTGAAAATGAACTTGTTGGCGTGGCTGGCGTTCTTCTCAGACACGTCCTTCACCACGCTCGCCATGCGTGGCTCTATGATCTGGTCATCGATGAGCCACAGAGAGGCCGAGGATATGGGACTGCTCTTACGGAGCATGTGAAAAAATGGGCTACCGAGAAAGGCTGCGAGTACGTGGCGCTCGCGTCGCCGGCAACAAAAGAAGGCGTTCATGAGTACTATGAGGGGATGGGTTACGAGAAATGGGGCTACGTAATCGAAAAAGAGCTCGAATAG
- a CDS encoding VOC family protein, giving the protein MDTYMNSNTIPAGTHIGRTALQASDLEELTGFYRDIVGLSVQRRSNAIVVLGAGETPLLVLEQNEDTLARGRSEAGLYHNAFRVPSRAALGDALGRIRNHWRLSGASNHGVSEALYLTDPAGNGIEIYYDFPREEWPRTDDGGIKMGTTYLDLDSVEAAAGGESGVPPETDVGHVHLEVTSLEAFRDFYVDVLGFETQVTEPDALFVSAGGYHHHIGANVWHDRTSPSDGSGLAWFEIVLPETQALEAIQNQVADSQFSMTATNGEASVIGVDGIEIRITVESQPSSR; this is encoded by the coding sequence ATGGACACTTACATGAACTCGAACACGATTCCGGCGGGGACACACATCGGTCGAACAGCGCTCCAAGCCTCCGACCTCGAGGAGCTGACGGGATTCTATCGGGATATCGTCGGTCTCAGTGTGCAACGTCGTTCCAACGCTATCGTGGTCCTCGGAGCTGGCGAAACACCACTTCTCGTCTTGGAGCAAAACGAGGACACGCTAGCACGAGGTCGGTCGGAGGCAGGGCTGTATCACAACGCGTTCAGAGTGCCCTCACGTGCGGCACTCGGCGACGCCCTCGGCCGGATACGAAATCACTGGCGGCTCAGTGGTGCGTCCAACCACGGCGTCAGTGAGGCGTTGTACCTCACGGACCCGGCGGGGAACGGCATCGAGATCTACTACGACTTCCCTCGTGAAGAGTGGCCCCGCACTGATGACGGAGGTATCAAGATGGGAACTACTTACCTTGATCTCGACTCAGTGGAGGCGGCCGCCGGTGGCGAATCAGGGGTGCCGCCCGAAACGGATGTTGGACACGTACATTTGGAAGTCACCTCGCTCGAAGCGTTCAGGGACTTCTATGTGGACGTTCTCGGATTCGAAACTCAGGTAACCGAACCGGACGCGCTGTTCGTATCCGCTGGCGGGTATCACCACCATATCGGTGCGAACGTCTGGCACGATCGAACAAGTCCAAGTGACGGTAGCGGACTAGCTTGGTTCGAAATCGTCCTTCCGGAGACCCAAGCGCTGGAGGCGATCCAAAACCAAGTAGCGGACAGTCAGTTTAGCATGACTGCAACGAACGGCGAAGCCTCGGTTATCGGGGTAGACGGGATCGAGATTCGAATCACGGTAGAGTCACAACCCTCCTCGAGATAA